The genomic interval CCCGCTGGGTCCCGTCATGTGGCAGATCACCTGGGAGTTGAAGTACGAGGACGCGATGATGTCCGGATACCCGTCCCGGTTCATGTCCGCGGTCTCGACGTCGTTGAGCCCCGAGCCTCCGGGGTACTCGACGAGCGCAGTGAAACCGAACGTGTTGAAGGCTCCCCCACCGTTTCCCAAGATCACGCAAATCGGTCCCCCGACCGCAACCACGTCGAGAGCTCCGTCCCGGTTCATGTCCGCAAGGGTGAGTCCGGTGACGCCCGCGAGCCTCGGGTCCGTGAATGGTTGGGGCGACTGGAACGTGCCGTTTCCGTTCCCACGAAGGAACGAGACCGAGCCGTCCACGTAGTTCGCCGTGACGAGGTCCGGAATGCCGTCCCGATCCATGTCGCCGCTCGCCATCGCCATCGGTTGCCCCGCGACGGGGATGTCCATCTGCCCACCTGGCCCCCATCCTCCGGGGAATGCGTTCCCTTGCGCGATCGAGACGTACGGGGCCGTCGCTTCCGACACGAGCCCGACGATGTCCCGCTGGCCGTCCCCGTCCGCGTCCGCGACGGTCGTGAACCCGCCACCCGAGAGCGGTGAGCTGCTGTTCGACCAGATCGAGCCCTGGAGGTAGCTGAGGCGAGGGGAATACCCATCCGGAGACTTCTGCAGATAGACGCTCGTGGTCACCGGAGCGTTGGCGGCGTACAGGTTGTTCACCTCCGACGACACGATGTCGGGAAGGCCGTCCCGGTTCACGTCCCAGACTTCGAGCATGATGCCCTCACGCTCGGCGGCTCCCACGAAGCGCATCGAGATCAGCGTCCAGGCCCCGTCGTACCCAAGCACCGTGATCCCGAAGTCGGGCCGTTGCCAGGTCCCCGAGATCCGTTCGTGCGCGACGAGATCGGGCCGACCGTCCCGGTTCAAGTCCCCCGTCGCGATCGCCGTGTAGGCGCGATTCCCCGCGGACGTTCCCATGAACGTGAACGCGGGGACGCCATCGTTCCGGAAGAGCCTGACGCCGTCGTCCGTGGCCACCGCCAGGTCGAGATCGCCGTCGCGATCCATATCGACCGCGACCGCGTCCCGAGGCGTCGCCCCTGTCAGGACTGGCGCATACCCCGCCGCGATCCCTCCGTTCCCGTTCCCGGCCAGGATCGAAATGCCGTTCGGCTCGAACATGATGAGATCGTCCTTGCCGTCGCCATTCAGGTCCGCGATCGGGTGGCGCGGGATGGTCGGATCGGTGTTCGCGATGAGAAACGCCGTGCCGAAGGTTCCGTTCCCGTTCCCGGGTTGCCAGTAGACCGACGTCGTCGATCGTTCCGAGCGCAGGAGGTCGAGCATTCCGTCGCGGTTCAGGTCGCACGTGAACAGGCGGTCACCGTTTCTCGCGTCCGTCGCAGTGGAGGTCGGAAATCCACCGGCGCCGTTTCCGAGGAAGATCGTCGTCGTCGTCCCGGCCGGCGCGGCGATGTCCGGCGCGCCATCGCGGTTGAAGTCCCCGACGCAAGGAGTCCCGAGCTCCTGATAGGACGCGCCGAGGCCCATCGGCACTTCCACGCCTCTGTCCTGCCCGATCGGGCCCAGAAGGATCGCCAGGTTGCGTGTTTCCTCGCCCGTGAGACGCACGACGAGATCGGCGATGTCGTCCCGGTCGAGGTGCGCGATCTGAACTCCATAGGGCGAGTGTCCCGCGGAGAGGAAGACGTGCGGCGCCAGCGGAGCGCTCAGATCGACGACCTCGACGTTGGCGTGCGGGTTGTCGTTGTCCAGATCCGAGTAGGCCACGACGACCTCGCTCCGCGAGTCGCCACTCAGGTCTCCCGCGTCCATGGTCCTCAGGCTGGAACCCGGAGCGAGCGGCACGAGATCGGACGCTCCGTCGAAGAGCCCTCCGGGCAATCCGTGATGCAGTTCGAGCTGATTGACACCCAGGACGACCAAGTCCGGAAGGTCATCCGCATCGGCCTTCGCGATGCGAGACGCGAGTCCGGGTAACGCCTCGACAGCGGACACCACGTAATCGAGTGGAGCGCCCGTCGTCCGGTACACGTAGATCCTGTCCTCCGAGGTCACCGCGGCCACGAGGTCCGGC from Candidatus Eisenbacteria bacterium carries:
- a CDS encoding FG-GAP-like repeat-containing protein, producing MRRHLSLCIAIVFAAAGALPVSHAHASYPRPALRAPAAQVDVGPYVMSWTGAIRNFAIGDWTGDGRPDLMTNLTVPGEAAAVMFQENVMATGSPQLFRQVGPPVGFDPPFNLDLVAIGDLNGDGRGDLVMVAGGDPTVTVQLSTPAGGLGSPASFTIPNSDFITNGPWIEDLDADGDLDILVSAVHGLAPDSFGILKNAGNGTLSLGPWFTIATSGHIECIGDLNQDGKPDLVAAVTSEDRIYVYRTTGAPLDYVVSAVEALPGLASRIAKADADDLPDLVVLGVNQLELHHGLPGGLFDGASDLVPLAPGSSLRTMDAGDLSGDSRSEVVVAYSDLDNDNPHANVEVVDLSAPLAPHVFLSAGHSPYGVQIAHLDRDDIADLVVRLTGEETRNLAILLGPIGQDRGVEVPMGLGASYQELGTPCVGDFNRDGAPDIAAPAGTTTTIFLGNGAGGFPTSTATDARNGDRLFTCDLNRDGMLDLLRSERSTTSVYWQPGNGNGTFGTAFLIANTDPTIPRHPIADLNGDGKDDLIMFEPNGISILAGNGNGGIAAGYAPVLTGATPRDAVAVDMDRDGDLDLAVATDDGVRLFRNDGVPAFTFMGTSAGNRAYTAIATGDLNRDGRPDLVAHERISGTWQRPDFGITVLGYDGAWTLISMRFVGAAEREGIMLEVWDVNRDGLPDIVSSEVNNLYAANAPVTTSVYLQKSPDGYSPRLSYLQGSIWSNSSSPLSGGGFTTVADADGDGQRDIVGLVSEATAPYVSIAQGNAFPGGWGPGGQMDIPVAGQPMAMASGDMDRDGIPDLVTANYVDGSVSFLRGNGNGTFQSPQPFTDPRLAGVTGLTLADMNRDGALDVVAVGGPICVILGNGGGAFNTFGFTALVEYPGGSGLNDVETADMNRDGYPDIIASSYFNSQVICHMTGPSGFTTTISSLPGYNSGIEVADMNRDGLLDIVIVNNASGPIVFRALRIAEGNGDGTFQGNVGLAWSWPSTAVQFAFGIAAADVNRDGKMDVVVGTNDPGHNTTPVYLVYGNGTGGFTSDVAYPAGGQTDFLEIGDLDGDRWPDLVSSSWEEGMLSVRLGNGSGGFGPRVDAGTSSGAQGLVLDDLDRDGLNDLAFAGSFQHRVSVLLNTHTNITAAPVLEAPRVAGRLAQNAPNPFNPRTAIRFTVPTAGRGSLTIYDVHGRRVATPVQGELTAGDHGIVWDGEDSARRPMPSGIYFYRLETPGFTATRRMTLLR